Part of the Bradyrhizobium sp. AZCC 1721 genome, GATGCCGGCGCGCTGAAGCTGCAGGATCTCCTTACGCTGTCTTCCGACTTGGACCCGCATGTGCTCGATTTCGGAACGGACGTGATCTAGGCCCATAGCGCTCCTTCAATTCTCTCTCGATTATTCGGCAAAGACCTTCGGCCCGGCGCCCAAGCTGGTCGTAGAACCGGAGCCGCCTGAACAGGGTCTCGATTTCACGATCGGTCGTCATTTGGAGATAGCACAAAACACGAACAAGATGACAAGCCGCTACCGATAGTCTTGGATAAGATGGAACACCCAAGATCATTGCCCGAGTAGATTTTATTGCCTTGGTCCGCCTCGTTTGAGGATCCAATACCGCTTCCCGATGGTCGGCGGCTCCTCACGTTGAAGGATGCCGTTACCTACATCATGAATCTGCCGAAGGCCGAGCACTCAGCGCAGAATGGCAGGCGGCGATGGAGGCGCTAATCTTGGTTGCGGAGAGCGGCGGGCCGACGATGCTGGCCCGTATCGGCGTCATTCAAATCCGATCGCAAAAGTCATCACTGGGGCAGGCGCAAACTGAAGAGAGACCAATGACCGTCTTTGTCTACATCGACACCAGCAAGCAGGTTGGCGATCCCGAGCACATCAAGGTGTTCGCCACAGGCTGCTGCTTTCCAATTCCAACTAGCGGAGAGCGAAATGGCTGAAAGGATCGATGCTGAGGGTACCGGCAAATCGCAGTTTGAAGTCGCCCACGAAATGGCGAGGTTCATTCTCATCAATATGGAAGGGCTTCAGGTGAAAAGCATAAAGCGGCATGAGTTCTTGCATTTGGTAGCTGACTGCATCGAGGCCTTGCGGGGCATCAAGGTCAAGGAGATTATCAGCTAAAGAGTGAGGCTGGCACTCCTTGGGCTGAATGCAGAAGGAGGCTCTGATGCGCATTCTGGCCTTGGCGATTTTGACGATCGGGATGGTCTCTCCGGCGACTGCCCAGATGTACGATCCGGCTTATCCGGTTTGCCTGCGCCTGTACGACCGGACCATCTATTACGAATGCAGCTACACGTCGCTGCCCCAATGCAACGCGTCGGCATCGGGCCGATCGGCACAGTGCGTCGTCAATCCATATTTCGCGAGAGCGCAAGAGCCCGCTGGCTATCGGCGGCATCGCCGGGTCTACTAAAGTGAACCGCATTGGCCGCAGGACCGCTTATGCAATGCTGGCGACCTTGGTGCTGGCGATCGACTGCCAGGTGCTGGTGTCGCTGTAGGACCGCCAACTGAGGCCAGCCTTACTTCTCCTGATCCGACAGCAAGTTTCCCAATGAGGTAGGGGGTTGCAGTCCGGGCGATCTCAGCCACTCATTGATGTGAACGGCCGTCTCAGCCTGGCGAGCCCGCCGTAGAAGTAGTTCCCGGGCCGGGCCGTGAGGGAGCTTATCTGCTGCCTCTTTAAAGCGTCGGGCCTCTTCCGCCAGTCGCTCTTCAAACGTCTTCTCGTGTTTGATGCGTCCCCGCTTTCCCATGGCGCTGCCTCCCTATGAGGCCATTTAAAATTCCGCGCTCTTCATCCGTCTATCCGGTACCGGACTCTACATCGAGTTTCGGGAAAAACCGGAACGGGAGCAGCCGAAATGCGTTTTAGGTACGCGCCGGCTCTGCCGTCTGGCGCATTGGAATGACGGCCCCCAGCCATCAACCCGTGCTGGGGCCGTTTCTTTTCTTAAACGAAAGCCCGGCTTTGGGCCGGGCGATTCACAAGTATTCCGAACATGATGAAACGCGAACACCTTAGATCAGAATAAACACAAACGTCAGTTCGCATTGTTACCTAGGAATCGGAATTTGGTCCCGTAAGAGTACGGATCAGCGCAGATTAGCCGCCCACGCGCGCCCAAAGGAACGGCCCCAGCGGGGAAGGGCTGGGGCCGTCAGTGTGTGCCTCGGGGGCAACGGTGGGATCAAAGGCACACGCCATAATTCGGGAATAGGTGGCAACGTTCCCGCTCAGGCGCATCCCTTCAGAGGATCCAGCGATGACAGTTTTTATCTACGTCGACACCAGCAAGGAAGTTGGCGACGTTGATCCGTCAAGGTCTTTTGCGACCCAAGATGTTGCCGAAGCTTGGTTCAAGGAGAACGACCCGGAAGGAGTTGCCTTCGAGTATGAGGTACTTGAGTGAAAGAGGACCCAATAGTGCAGCCTCTCAAAAGCTAACGGAAATGGGTGGTTACTATGAAGCGTGCTGTTTGATCACATTATATGACGCTTCGGAACATATGACGCTTCGGAACCGCGTTTATTTGGGGGCGTCCAGCCATTTCGAGCTGCCATAATTGCTTTCGCTCATATTTGTCCCGCCATGTGTAGCACAGCGGATAGACCTTCACGCTCCCACGGGAATAACTTGAAAGGTTCTGAGTGGTGCGTTGGTAGGAGGATTAAAAGATGGATCAGTTTATTTCAGGGGAGCAGCGTCTCTCGCAGATAGACCTCGATCTTTCCCATCGCATGGCCGAACTTCAAAAGCTCAGAGAAGCGGTCCATATTGCAGAGGCGCTGCAAGCGTCAACGGCGCAAAGGCGTCCCCGACCTTCACCGAGCGACACCGCCTCGTACACCGAATCTCGATTGGCGGTTTAGTTAGGTCGACGGCTTCACCCGTCGAGTGGGCTTCGCGCTTGCTGCATCGCTCCGCGGCTGGTTGAGCTGATGAAATCGATCTTCCAGCGCTGCCCTTTTGGCGAGCAGTTTTTCGCGGAGAACTGACTGCATCTGTTGGTGCAGTTCGAACAGTTCCTCAATCGACATTTGCTCCCACTCATTCCGCATGACGCACCCCGGCGATCATGAAACCATTTGAATTATCGCTCACGAAGAAACTTCAGAGATATGGGAGAGAGGCTCAGCCTCAATGCACTGAAGAAAAATTTAATGATGATGGCGGACGATCCTGACCGCGTAGCCCGTCATAAGAGATGTCTGTCGTGAATAAAGATGGCCCCAGCGCGGGGTCCGCGCCGAGGCCATACAAGTATTCCCATTTTCAAACAGCCAGACAGCGTAGTGGGTACCCGTCTGGTGCCCCGACAAAAGCAGGAACAACTGGCAACGTCTGCACGA contains:
- a CDS encoding DUF3551 domain-containing protein; translated protein: MRILALAILTIGMVSPATAQMYDPAYPVCLRLYDRTIYYECSYTSLPQCNASASGRSAQCVVNPYFARAQEPAGYRRHRRVY